The sequence below is a genomic window from Anopheles cruzii chromosome 3, idAnoCruzAS_RS32_06, whole genome shotgun sequence.
TCCTTCCAATAATAGTTTTCTAATTTTTGGTTATTTTTCGATTCGGGTGTGGGTCTTTCCAGGTGACTTTGTCTAGCAGTAAGAGAGGCTTGTAGACAGTTTACATTTCCCAAAGAAGGgtgtttttattgatttacaCTCATTCGATACAGTTTTTTCTGCTCTCCCCTTCGGAAAAGCTTAATTGACGTACATAAATGACTATGAGCATGACGGAACACACAAATGGACATGAATAGTAACATCTAGCTGGTGCGTAGCAATGACGCCAAGATCTGGAACATTGGTATCAATCTCTTCTAAATCGCAGAAACAGTTATTGTCCTCGTTATGGTAGTTGTTTCGATTATTGCGGTACTGTGCTTCTTACGGGCGCGTAAGCATGAGAGATTCCGGAGAGATTGTTTCGTCTCCACCTTTCGCACCTAACTATCCCCGCGTTAAGACAGGATATCCGGTTTCCCCGAAGGTTTAGACCTCGTCCCTTTCCCACTCGACGAGTCGCTGTCCTGATCGGAATTGTAGCCCGTTTCGGTGGTGTTGGTCGTTCCGAGCGATTGCGCCTTCAGCACTTTCTCTTCCCACTGCCGCAGCAGCGCGACGATGTCCTCGTGGCCAAATGTTTCCGCCTCATCGACCGGCCGATTGCCCCAACGATCTTTCGGATCGTGCGGCACACCGCAGTGCTCGAGCAGGAAGCGCACACACTCAAAGTGTCCCTCGGCACTGGCCAGATGGAGCGCGGTGCGTCCATCGTAGTCCGACAGCGTAATGTCCATGCCGGACAACTTGTGACGTCGCAGTGCGGTTACGTCACCGATGGCCGCAGAAAACAGTAGGTTCACCACCGACAGACCTTTCGTTTCGTACCGGTGGCGCCGTGGGTCCTTCTTGTTCGAACCGTGCTTCAGGTTGTCGTACAGGTGAAAGTTGAACACGTCGACCAGTTCCTTACAGAACTGCACCCCCCGGCAGCTGTTACCCAGTGGATCGAGCGGAGGCGACCACATGAATATGCCCACCACGTTCGGTATGACGAGCATgacgccaccggaaacgccCGATTTCGCCGGCAAGCCCACCTTGAACGCAAACTGCCCGCTAAAGTCGTACATTCCGCAGGAATGCATCAGCGACAAGACATCGCGCACATTTCCGGACTGTAGGACACGCTCCTCGGTCAGCGGACAGATGCCACCGTTGGCAAGGGTGGCCGCCACAACCGACATGGTATCGCAGGTCACCTCCATCGAGCAGATTTGGAAGTAAAAGTCCATACACTCGCGCAGGTTCGTCTTCTCCGGGTAGCACTTGTGCTCGCGCATGTAGAACCCGAGCGCGTAGTTCCGATCGGCGGCCTCCCGTTCCGACAGGAACACCGAGTTGTTGAACCCGAACGTCTCATTGCCGGACATCCGGCAGAACCACGACTGCGCGTAGTCGAACTTCTCCGCCAGCGTCATGTCCGGGTGGACGAGCGTCTTCAGGATCGCGCAGGTTAGGATCGCACCGGCATTGATCATCGGATTGTGGGGCTTCTTTTCATAGTCCAGCACAAGCTCGTTAAAGTTTCGGCCACTCGGTTCCTGGCCGATGTACTGGTGGACCACCTTCGGTCCCAGCTTCTCCAGGGCGATGGCGTACGTCAGCGGTTTGCTGCAGCTCTGCAGTGTGAAGGGGATGCTCGTGTCACCGATCGAGAACCGTTGACCATCGATCGTACACACACTGACACCCCAGTAGTCGGGGTTGACGCGCGACAGCTGCGGTATGTAGGTGGCCACCTTGCCGTCCGTATTACTTTTGCACTTCCAGTAGATCTCTTCGATGTCCTTCGTGAAACCTTGGAAGTCGGGCACGACAAACTGGTGGCGGAAGGCGCGGGCGATCAGCACAATGTTTGGAGCGATCACGGCCTTGAACGTTTCCTCGTTCAGTTGCTGCGTGTGCGGTGACCCATTCTCGTAGTTGCTCAGCTTATGGACGCGCTTCAGGTTTTCCATCATCTCCTGTATGCGTGGATCCGTCCGCCGGATTCCGATCGTTCGCAGTTCCTGTTTTAACAGCACGAATCACTGATCAAACAGCTGTCGGTAAGGACTCGAGCGATCAACTTACCGCAAGAAACTTTCCCATATTGACCGTTCCTGTGTCTTTATTTTTGAAGATCTGGAACAGCTGATCCTCCGAGTGCTTCTTATCCGAATCGCGCTGGCTGGAGATGGAGAAAAATTGAGCACAAACGCCTATTAGAGAGTTAAACCATGCggagggttcgtcgcttggtGCTAGAACGAAAGACTTGATCGAACGGTGTTCAATATCACTTCGAACTGAT
It includes:
- the LOC128269845 gene encoding glutaminase liver isoform, mitochondrial-like — translated: MNMSRFCVNLSNFTHQLQCGVSVRCRSLATHQTTVIEKPAPGDSCRARLQHSSRRQLSGKADFYYDDRKRPPPQIEHQRDSDKKHSEDQLFQIFKNKDTGTVNMGKFLAELRTIGIRRTDPRIQEMMENLKRVHKLSNYENGSPHTQQLNEETFKAVIAPNIVLIARAFRHQFVVPDFQGFTKDIEEIYWKCKSNTDGKVATYIPQLSRVNPDYWGVSVCTIDGQRFSIGDTSIPFTLQSCSKPLTYAIALEKLGPKVVHQYIGQEPSGRNFNELVLDYEKKPHNPMINAGAILTCAILKTLVHPDMTLAEKFDYAQSWFCRMSGNETFGFNNSVFLSEREAADRNYALGFYMREHKCYPEKTNLRECMDFYFQICSMEVTCDTMSVVAATLANGGICPLTEERVLQSGNVRDVLSLMHSCGMYDFSGQFAFKVGLPAKSGVSGGVMLVIPNVVGIFMWSPPLDPLGNSCRGVQFCKELVDVFNFHLYDNLKHGSNKKDPRRHRYETKGLSVVNLLFSAAIGDVTALRRHKLSGMDITLSDYDGRTALHLASAEGHFECVRFLLEHCGVPHDPKDRWGNRPVDEAETFGHEDIVALLRQWEEKVLKAQSLGTTNTTETGYNSDQDSDSSSGKGTRSKPSGKPDILS